Proteins from one Erpetoichthys calabaricus chromosome 11, fErpCal1.3, whole genome shotgun sequence genomic window:
- the LOC114661297 gene encoding protocadherin-10-like isoform X15 yields MLCNIAHIFCLKIRYSIPEEMQEGTVIGNVASDIGLDSGNIFKREPQIALGSGKRYLDVSKINGHLFIKEKIDREIICEFKGECILNLEALLQNPLQMFTVEVEILDVNDNAPRFPVSANLINITEAKVKGESFLLVMAVDPDVGNNSVCNYKLSENLYFEINVQTWKDGSVSADLLIMRTLDREKQAVHNLILTALDCGKPALSGSINITVNILDDNDNAPTFERQIYEVEVPENTLIGTTFITLNATDADEGSNAELLYSFSPPTSEKAKMKFRLNSRTGELSVSELLDFEKSHQFELFVQAKDNGPNPLTGRCKVIIKIIDSNDNQPEIIVASLQSSVSEDVTIGTVIALFSVSDLDSGNNGKINCHISDNDAFELQKTADNVYALVTAKLLDRERQSSFKIIVVVKDEGSPPLSNNKTISLNLLDVNDNAPSFLRASYEIPIPENNIPGTLVCSITAMDPDANLNGAMKYSIKETNESNNTFMKYFSINRDNGNIYSLQSFDYEEQTFYTFYVVAKDSGTPQLSSSVTIKITVLDENDNTPVIVSPWRLHGSIVSDTIPSSAEEGYLVTKVIAIDDDSVQNSRITYHLLQVTDQTLFTLNQYSGELRTRRRFSLRDSSKQRLVIQARDNGNPSLSSTVTILISRSNPEVEGLLTLNDDLETEYLSSLNLYLLIGLASVSFLFLLTIVICAAIKCHHNPSKESEKSAHRISCYSQRDSMISDLPAHSTLYSSDAYWHSVLLAESRKGKMLVRQSMPNGTGFIVSSLERNSEQGTISELAETPIQETNRGFP; encoded by the coding sequence ATGTTGTGTAATATAGCACATATTTTTTGCCTGAAAATCCGTTATTCTATTCCCGAGGAAATGCAGGAAGGAACAGTAATTGGAAATGTGGCGTCCGATATCGGTCTAGATTCTGGCAATATTTTTAAACGGGAGCCGCAGATTGCTTTGGGAAGTGGGAAGCGTTATCTGGATGTTAGTAAAATTAacggacatttatttattaaggaaaaaattgACCGAGAAATTATCTGCGAATTCAAAGGTGAATGCATACTTAATCTAGAGGCCTTGCTTCAAAATCCACTACAAATGTTTACCGTCGAGGTAGAAATATTGGACGTGAATGACAATGCTCCGAGATTCCCTGTCagtgcaaatttaataaatattaccGAAGCCAAGGTAAAAGGTGAAAGTTTTTTGCTGGTGATGGCCGTAGACCCCGATGTTGGTAATAACTCAGTATGTAATTATAAACTGAGCGAAAATTTGTACTTTGAGATCAACGTGCAGACTTGGAAAGATGGATCAGTGTCCGCAGATTTATTAATTATGCGGACATTGGACAGAGAGAAACAAGCGGTGCACAATTTAATTCTAACGGCACTGGATTGTGGAAAACCTGCATTGTCTGGCTCGATTAATATCACGGTTAATATACTTGATGACAACGACAATGCTCCAACATTTGAAAGACAGATTTACGAAGTAGAGGTTCCAGAAAATACATTAATAGGGACGACATTTATTACACTAAACGCGACAGATGCTGACGAAGGCTCCAACGCCGAGTTATTATATTCATTTAGCCCCCCCACCTctgaaaaggcaaaaatgaaatTCCGTTTAAATTCGAGGACTGGTGAGCTCAGTGTTAGTGAATTACTAGACTTCGAAAAGTCTCATCAATTTGAATTATTTGTGCAAGCAAAAGATAACGGGCCAAATCCTTTGACTGGACGCtgcaaagtaataataaaaatcattgacAGCAATGACAACCAGCCAGAAATTATTGTTGCCTCATTACAGAGTTCGGTGTCTGAAGATGTAACCATAGGCACAGTCATCGCACTCTTTAGTGTTTCAGATCTGGACTCTGGAAACAATGGAAAGATAAACTGCcacatatcagacaatgatgcgTTTGAACTTCAGAAAACTGCGGATAATGTTTATGCTCTGGTGACTGCAAAGCTTTTGGATAGAGAAAGACAATCTAGCTTTAAAATTATTGTCGTCGTAAAGGATGAAGGATCACCTCCTCtgtcaaacaataaaacaatttctttaaatctTTTGGATGTAAATGATAACGCGCCATCATTTTTGCGTGCTTCATATGAAATTCCCATTCCAGAAAACAACATCCCTGGCACTCTGGTGTGTTCCATCACGGCAATGGATCCTGATGCAAATCTGAACGGCGCTATGAAATATTccataaaagaaacaaatgagtCCAATAACACcttcatgaaatatttttccatcaatcgggacaatggaaacatttATTCGCTACAGTCTTTCGACTATGAAGAACagacattttatactttttatgtgGTTGCTAAAGATTCTGGCACTCCTCAGCTAAGCAGTAGCGTGACTATCAAGATAACTGTCCTTGATGAAAACGATAACACACCGGTTATTGTGTCGCCGTGGCGCCTTCATGGATCAATAGTTAGCGACACAATTCCGAGTTCTGCTGAAGAAGGATATTTAGTGACTAAAGTTATAGCAATTGATGACGACTCGGTTCAGAATTCACGAATTACTTATCACTTGCTTCAAGTAACCGACCAgacattatttacattaaaccaGTACAGTGGGGAACTTCGAACCAGAAGACGATTCAGCCTTAGAGATTCTTCCAAACAAAGACTCGTGATTCAAGCCCGGGACAATGGCAATCCTTCACTGTCCTCTACAGTTACAATCCTGATATCAAGATCTAACCCAGAAGTTGAAGGTCTTCTGACACTAAATGATGACCTAGAGACGGAGTATTTATCTTCATTAAACTTGTATTTGTTGATCGGCCTAGCGTCGgtttcatttctctttcttttaactaTAGTGATCTGTGCTGCAATCAAATGTCATCACAATCCATCtaaagaaagtgaaaaatcagCACATCGGATTAGCTGCTACAGCCAAAGGGATTCAATGATTTCTGACCTGCCGGCACACTCGACTTTATATTCGAGCGACGCTTACTGGCACAGCGTGCTTTTGGCAGAATCACGAAAAGGAAAAATGTTGGTGAGGCAGTCAATGCCCAATGGAACTGGCTTCATTGTGTCAAGTTTGGAGAGGAATTCGGAGCAGGGAACGATAAGTGAATTAGCTGAAACACCAATTCAG
- the LOC114661297 gene encoding protocadherin gamma-A4-like isoform X11, giving the protein MLRLVNLFLILCKMPNIFCLKIRYSIPEEMQKGTVIGNIASDIGIDTDNLFKRGLQIALGSGKQYLDVNKINGHLFIKEKIDRENICEFKDECVLNLEAMIQNPLQIFSVEVEILDVNDNAPRFPVSVSYINISESKVKDESFLLVKAVDPDVGNNSVCNYKLSKNVHFEINVQNWKDGSVSADLLIMQTLDREKLAVHNLILTALDCGKPALSGSINITVTILDENDNAPKFERQIYQTDVSENTLIGTTFITLNATDADEGSNAELLYSFNPHTSEKAQMKFHLNSRTGELSVNELLDFEQSQQYELFVQARDNGPNPLTGRCKIIIKIIDNNDNQPEIIVGSVESSVSEDVPIGTVIALFSVTDLDSGNNGRVNCRISNNDEFELQKTADNVYALVTAELLDREKKSNFNITIVVQDKGTPSLTNKKTISLNLLDVNDNAPSFSRASYEIPVPENNIPGSLLCSITARDPDADLNGAVKYSIKEKHNFNNTFTKYFSINRDNGNIYSLQSFDYEKQTVYTFDIIAKDSGIPQLSSSVTVNITVLDENDNTPVIVSPWRPHGSIVSDMIPSSAEEGYLVTKVIAIDDDSVQNSRITYHLLQVTDQTLFTLNQYSGELRTRRRFGLRDSSKQRLVIQARDNGNPSLSSTVTILISRSDPEVEGLMTFNDELETEFSSSLNIYLMISLASLSCLFLLTIVICCALKCHHKKSEDSEKTAHRISCYSQRDSMISELPAHSTLYSSDAYWHSVLLAESRKGKMLVRQSMPNGTGFIVSSLERNPDQAAISELADTPIQETNRGFP; this is encoded by the coding sequence ATGCTGAGGTTAGtgaatctttttttaattctctgcAAGATGCCAAATATTTTTTGCTTGAAAATCCGTTATTCTATTCCTGAGGAAATGCAGAAAGGAACAGTAATTGGAAATATAGCTTCCGATATCGGTATTGATACTGACAATCTTTTTAAAAGGGGTCTACAGATTGCATTGGGGAGTGGAAAACAGTATCTGGATGTTAACAAAATTAACGGACATTTGTTCATTAAGGAAAAAATCGACCGAGAAAATATTTGCGAATTTAAAGATGAATGTGTACTTAATCTAGAGGCCATGATTCAAAACCCACTACAAATTTTTAGTGTCGAGGTAGAAATATTGGACGTGAATGACAATGCTCCGAGATTTCCTGTCAGTGTAAGTTACATTAATATTTCCGAATCCAAGGTAAAAGATGAAAGCTTTTTGTTGGTGAAGGCCGTGGACCCCGATGTTGGTAATAATTCAGTATGTAATTATAAGCTGAGCAAAAATGTGCATTTCGAGATCAACGTCCAAAACTGGAAAGATGGCTCTGTGTCCGCAGATTTATTAATTATGCAGACATTGGACAGAGAAAAACTAGCGGTGCACAATTTAATTCTGACAGCACTGGATTGTGGAAAACCTGCATTGTCTGGCTCGATCAATATCACGGTTACCATACTGGATGAAAACGACAATGCTCCAAAATTCGAAAGACAGATTTACCAAACAGATGTTTCAGAGAATACATTAATAGGAACCACGTTTATTACATTAAACGCGACTGATGCTGATGAAGGCTCCAACGCTGAATTATTATATTCATTTAATCCTCACACTTCTGAGAAGGCCCAAATGAAATTCCATTTGAATTCGAGGACAGGTGAACTCAGCGTTAATGAACTATTGGACTTTGAACAATCTCAGCAATATGAATTATTTGTACAAGCAAGAGATAACGGGCCAAATCCTTTGACTGGACgctgcaaaataataattaaaatcattGACAACAATGACAATCAGCCTGAAATCATTGTTGGCTCAGTGGAGAGTTCAGTGTCTGAAGATGTACCAATAGGCACAGTCATCGCACTCTTTAGTGTCACAGACCTGGACTCTGGAAATAATGGCAGGGTAAACTGTCGCATATCAAACAATGATGAGTTTGAACTTCAGAAAACTGCGGATAATGTTTATGCTCTGGTCACCGCAGAGCTTTTGGATCGAGAAAAGAAATCTAACTTCAATATTACTATCGTCGTCCAGGATAAAGGAACTCCTTCGCTCACCAACAAAAAAACGATTTCTTTAAATCTTTTGGATGTGAATGACAACGCGCCATCGTTTTCTCGAGCTTCATACGAAATTCCCGTTCCAGAAAACAACATCCCCGGGTCTCTGTTGTGTTCCATTACTGCAAGGGATCCTGATGCAGATCTGAACGGCGCTGTGAAATATTCCATAAAGGAAAAACACAACTTCAATAACACCTTCACGAAATATTTTTCCATCAATCGGGACAACGGAAACATTTACTCACTGCAGTCTTTCGATTATGAAAAACAGACAGTTTATACGTTTGATATTATAGCTAAAGACTCTGGCATTCCTCAGCTAAGCAGTAGCGTGACTGTCAACATAACTGTTCTTGATGAAAACGATAACACTCCGGTTATCGTGTCACCCTGGCGCCCTCATGGATCAATAGTTAGCGACATGATTCCAAGTTCGGCTGAAGAAGGATATTTAGTAACTAAAGTTATAGCAATTGATGACGACTCGGTTCAGAATTCACGAATTACATACCATTTACTTCAAGTTACTGACCAgacattatttacattaaaccaATACAGTGGTGAGCTTCGAACAAGAAGACGGTTTGGCCTGAGAGACTCTTCCAAACAAAGACTTGTGATTCAAGCCCGGGACAATGGCAATCCGTCACTATCATCCACAGTTACGATCCTGATATCAAGATCTGACCCAGAGGTTGAAGGTCTTATGACGTTTAATGATGAGCTGGAAACGGAGTTTTCTTCGTctttaaacatatatttgatgatCAGCCTAGCATCACTTTCATGTCTCTTTCTTTTAACTATAGTGATCTGTTGTGCACTTAAATGCCATCACAAAAAATCTGAAGACAGTGAAAAAACAGCACATCGGATTAGCTGCTACAGCCAAAGGGATTCAATGATTTCGGAGCTGCCGGCACACTCGACTTTATATTCAAGTGACGCTTATTGGCACAGCGTGCTTTTGGCAGAATCACGAAAAGGCAAAATGCTGGTGAGACAGTCAATGCCCAATGGAACTGGTTTTATTGTGTCCAGTTTGGAGAGGAATCCGGATCAGGCAGCGATAAGCGAATTAGCCGACACACCGATTCAG